Proteins found in one Mucilaginibacter gracilis genomic segment:
- a CDS encoding M28 family metallopeptidase, producing the protein MKKNLLLSVLLTAGVSINMFAQDAPDPAIVQKIRDEGLKNSKVMEIAFNLTDVSGPRLSGSPGLKRAQDWAVSQLKTWGMVNANREAWGKFGKGWEVQKNYAAITVPYYHAIIAIPKAWTPGTNGAIKGDVVYIKADTITDLEKYRGKLAGKVVILDAKPPVEINFTKPDASRYTDSALNVMAAATPQESGGRGGIGQRRGNFASLLALRTALSAFEVKEGVALVLSQARGTDGTVFTTNGASYRDTARAVAPELETSSEDYQRILRLVKAGIKVTMEADIKTEFFTNDLQGYNVVGEIPGTDAKLKDQLVMLGGHLDSWHGATGGTDNGAGAAVMMEAMRILKAIGFKPKRTIRIALWSGEEQGLFGSKNYVTNHFGDSQTMELKSDQAKISAYYNLDNGTGKIRGIYLQGNAPAGPIFQSWLNPFKDLGAGTVTIRNTGSTDHVPFDALGIPGFQFIQDSMDYGSRTHHSNQDTYDKLSEDDLKQAATIVASFVYNTAQRTDMIPRKELPKPSPPRTF; encoded by the coding sequence ATGAAAAAAAATTTACTTCTTTCTGTTTTATTAACTGCCGGTGTGTCAATAAATATGTTTGCACAGGACGCGCCCGACCCGGCAATAGTTCAAAAGATACGCGATGAGGGCTTAAAAAATTCCAAAGTAATGGAAATAGCTTTTAACTTAACCGATGTATCTGGGCCCCGATTATCGGGTTCGCCCGGCTTAAAGCGAGCGCAAGATTGGGCAGTGAGCCAATTAAAAACATGGGGAATGGTTAATGCCAACCGCGAAGCTTGGGGCAAATTTGGCAAAGGCTGGGAAGTTCAAAAAAACTATGCGGCTATAACCGTACCGTACTACCATGCAATTATTGCAATACCCAAGGCATGGACACCCGGCACAAACGGAGCCATAAAAGGTGATGTTGTTTACATAAAAGCCGATACCATTACCGACCTGGAAAAATATAGGGGTAAGTTAGCAGGCAAAGTTGTTATATTGGATGCCAAGCCCCCTGTAGAAATAAACTTCACCAAACCCGATGCCTCCCGCTATACCGATAGCGCACTAAACGTAATGGCTGCAGCTACACCGCAGGAAAGCGGCGGCAGGGGTGGCATAGGCCAACGCCGGGGAAACTTTGCCTCTTTATTGGCCTTGCGTACTGCGTTGAGCGCATTTGAGGTTAAAGAAGGTGTAGCCCTGGTGTTAAGCCAGGCGCGTGGCACAGATGGCACCGTATTCACAACTAATGGCGCATCTTACCGGGATACAGCCAGGGCTGTTGCTCCCGAACTGGAAACCAGCAGCGAAGACTATCAGCGTATTTTGCGCCTGGTAAAAGCCGGCATTAAAGTAACAATGGAAGCCGATATTAAAACAGAGTTTTTTACCAACGATTTGCAGGGTTACAACGTTGTGGGCGAAATACCGGGTACCGACGCCAAATTAAAAGACCAATTGGTAATGCTTGGCGGGCACCTTGATTCGTGGCACGGCGCAACCGGTGGTACCGATAACGGAGCCGGTGCAGCAGTGATGATGGAAGCGATGCGCATTTTAAAAGCCATAGGCTTTAAGCCCAAACGCACCATCCGCATTGCATTGTGGAGCGGCGAGGAGCAGGGTTTGTTTGGTTCGAAAAACTATGTAACAAACCATTTTGGCGACTCGCAAACTATGGAACTGAAATCAGATCAGGCTAAAATTTCCGCCTATTATAACCTTGATAATGGTACCGGCAAAATACGTGGTATATACTTACAAGGCAATGCACCAGCCGGGCCAATATTTCAAAGCTGGTTAAATCCGTTTAAGGATTTAGGAGCGGGCACGGTTACTATCCGTAATACCGGCAGCACAGATCATGTGCCTTTTGATGCCTTAGGTATACCTGGTTTTCAGTTTATTCAAGACTCGATGGACTACGGTAGCCGTACACACCACAGCAACCAGGATACCTATGATAAACTAAGCGAAGACGATTTGAAACAGGCAGCAACCATTGTTGCATCGTTTGTTTATAATACCGCACAACGCACAGATATGATACCGCGCAAGGAGCTGCCTAAACCCAGCCCACCACGCACTTTTTAA
- a CDS encoding BlaI/MecI/CopY family transcriptional regulator — protein MTTPIKELTRAEEQLMQILWQLKKGYVKDVIDELPEPKPAYNTVSTIIRILETKGFIDHKAYGKSHEYFPIISKEQYQNFATEKLLNGYFDNSVQHMFSYFVKKEKIDLKEADEIMKLIEKLKNK, from the coding sequence ATGACGACCCCGATTAAAGAACTTACCCGAGCCGAGGAGCAACTGATGCAGATACTGTGGCAGTTAAAAAAAGGCTACGTAAAAGATGTGATAGATGAGTTACCCGAGCCCAAGCCGGCATATAATACGGTATCAACCATTATACGGATATTAGAAACCAAGGGCTTTATAGATCATAAAGCATACGGAAAAAGCCATGAGTATTTCCCTATCATCAGCAAAGAGCAATATCAAAATTTTGCTACCGAGAAATTGCTTAATGGTTATTTTGATAATTCGGTGCAGCACATGTTCTCGTACTTTGTTAAAAAAGAAAAAATTGACCTTAAAGAGGCCGACGAAATAATGAAACTTATTGAGAAACTGAAAAACAAATAA
- a CDS encoding M56 family metallopeptidase, producing the protein MMSWWHYLLLVNLYLVLFFVFYRIFLDKETFFQLNRAYLIAGSVLSFVIPVMQSDWIRQLFITQRVHQTIYATVNPQFIYQVKPVESNPLTLGQIIALVYILGAVALLCRLIYQLYLVKAMMRETDAPAAFSFFKKIRVSTSLPNQQTIIEHEQVHTRQWHSADVLLIEAVMIINWFNPVVYFYRKAVKRVHEYIADRKAIETGTSKTEYALLLLSQTFGTVPQQLTNNFFNHSLLKQRIMMLNQNQSRRRALLKYGLSAPLFAAMLVFSSATVNNSNIIRVINKKTEQAFAINAIHFKAEINDSTSTITVASTSGSELKKGSLTFKQTSSIVSDVNKGSAATTVQKDSVSLQVFNAVEIQPTFPGGERGFGKFLVQNIHYPDKAKANNTKGRVFIQFVVEADGDLSDIKCLRDPGDGLGQEAMRVLSISPKWMPGIQNGKRVRVQYTVPVNFSLIDDAYKKPEIDSVRVTATSKKPMTLFLYKYQTGDSTTLTANGSKQLNHKTITTIKMNGKIITADELKGVDLKNIENISVIKADTAKGAQTNSNTNFIIIKTKTAKGTSKG; encoded by the coding sequence ATGATGAGTTGGTGGCATTACTTGTTATTGGTAAACCTTTACCTGGTACTATTCTTTGTGTTTTACAGGATATTTCTGGATAAAGAAACCTTTTTCCAACTCAACAGGGCATACCTTATTGCGGGTTCGGTTTTATCGTTTGTGATACCGGTAATGCAGTCCGATTGGATACGCCAGCTTTTTATTACCCAACGTGTACACCAAACCATTTACGCTACGGTTAACCCGCAGTTTATTTACCAGGTTAAGCCGGTAGAAAGTAACCCGCTCACACTTGGGCAAATAATTGCATTGGTTTATATTTTGGGTGCAGTTGCATTGCTGTGCCGCCTTATTTACCAGCTTTACCTGGTTAAAGCAATGATGCGAGAAACCGATGCACCCGCAGCATTTTCATTCTTCAAAAAAATACGCGTTAGCACAAGCCTGCCTAACCAACAAACCATTATTGAGCACGAGCAGGTACATACCCGCCAATGGCATTCGGCAGACGTTTTATTGATTGAGGCCGTAATGATAATTAACTGGTTTAACCCGGTAGTTTATTTTTACCGCAAAGCCGTTAAACGTGTACACGAATATATTGCCGACAGAAAAGCAATTGAAACCGGCACCTCAAAAACCGAATATGCTTTGTTGTTATTAAGCCAAACTTTTGGCACCGTACCGCAGCAGCTTACCAATAATTTTTTTAACCATAGCTTGCTCAAGCAGCGCATTATGATGCTTAACCAAAATCAATCGCGGCGAAGGGCATTGTTAAAATATGGTTTATCGGCACCTTTATTTGCTGCAATGCTTGTTTTTTCGTCGGCAACGGTTAACAACAGCAACATTATTCGCGTCATCAATAAAAAAACAGAGCAGGCATTTGCTATCAATGCCATTCATTTTAAAGCAGAGATAAACGATTCTACGTCAACAATTACAGTCGCCAGCACAAGCGGTAGCGAATTAAAAAAAGGCTCGCTCACTTTTAAACAAACCAGCAGTATAGTTTCCGATGTAAACAAAGGAAGTGCAGCCACAACGGTGCAAAAAGACAGTGTTTCGTTACAGGTATTTAATGCTGTAGAAATTCAGCCTACTTTTCCGGGAGGAGAACGCGGCTTTGGCAAATTCCTGGTGCAGAATATTCATTATCCTGATAAAGCAAAGGCAAACAATACTAAAGGCAGGGTATTTATTCAGTTTGTGGTAGAAGCCGACGGAGATTTGTCGGATATTAAATGCCTGCGCGACCCTGGAGATGGCTTAGGGCAGGAAGCCATGCGTGTGCTCAGTATATCGCCAAAGTGGATGCCCGGAATACAAAACGGCAAACGTGTGAGGGTGCAATATACAGTACCCGTAAATTTTTCGCTAATTGACGATGCTTATAAAAAACCGGAGATTGATAGTGTGCGTGTAACTGCAACATCCAAGAAGCCGATGACCCTTTTTTTATACAAATATCAAACCGGCGATTCCACAACCTTAACGGCCAATGGTTCAAAACAACTTAACCATAAAACCATAACAACCATAAAAATGAATGGTAAAATTATAACCGCCGATGAGCTAAAGGGCGTGGATTTAAAAAATATTGAAAACATTAGTGTTATTAAGGCCGATACTGCAAAAGGGGCTCAAACAAACAGCAATACAAATTTTATAATTATCAAAACAAAAACAGCCAAGGGCACATCAAAAGGTTAA
- a CDS encoding DHA2 family efflux MFS transporter permease subunit, which translates to MAETGFRKWIITITVIMAALLELIDTTIVNVSLPQIQGNLGATLEDVAWVVTGYSVANVIVLPMSGWLGSRFGRKNYFLASIIIFTAVSFLCGNATSLNELVIFRIIQGFAGGGLISTGQAILIETWPREEVGTATALFGLGAVFGPTVGPTIGGFITDHYAWPWIFYVNIPVGALAAFLTVTFVRETPKDAKGKPVDWWGIGLLAVAVGSLQTILEKGESEDWFSKTYILVLTIAAVLGLFFFMWREMTFGFPIVNFKIMRHRSFAVGMFTSFVLGFGLYGSVFVFPIFCQNLLGFSAQQTGLILFPGGICTIVLMPFIGKMLKAGVPAQFMATGGMILFFVFTTMLSHSTLASGTGDFFWPLVIRGVGMALLFVPLTTLAIQDLKGPELGQGTGLNNMMRQLGGSFGIAALTTLIHVRQGFHRSNLLSNTNQYNTPFNQQLDAFVHKFVAMGYGVGDATKMALKAIDGRVIKQTLLLTYNDAYWVAGLIMLFSIPLIYLQPFKKNVELPVDAH; encoded by the coding sequence ATGGCAGAAACAGGTTTTAGGAAATGGATCATCACCATTACGGTTATCATGGCCGCTCTGTTGGAGCTTATTGATACCACGATTGTGAATGTGTCCCTTCCCCAGATTCAAGGTAACCTGGGAGCCACACTTGAAGACGTTGCCTGGGTGGTTACCGGCTACTCGGTTGCTAACGTTATCGTATTACCAATGTCGGGCTGGTTAGGCAGCCGCTTTGGCCGCAAAAATTACTTTTTAGCGTCTATCATCATTTTTACAGCGGTATCGTTTTTATGCGGTAATGCCACTAGTTTAAATGAACTGGTAATATTCCGTATTATACAAGGCTTTGCCGGTGGCGGTTTAATATCAACCGGCCAGGCTATCCTGATAGAAACATGGCCGCGCGAAGAAGTGGGTACTGCTACCGCATTATTTGGTTTAGGTGCTGTATTTGGCCCAACGGTTGGCCCAACTATAGGCGGCTTTATTACCGACCATTATGCATGGCCGTGGATATTTTATGTAAACATTCCGGTTGGTGCGCTGGCAGCATTTTTAACAGTTACGTTTGTGAGGGAAACACCAAAAGATGCTAAGGGAAAACCAGTAGATTGGTGGGGAATTGGCTTGCTTGCTGTAGCTGTTGGCAGTTTGCAAACTATTTTGGAGAAAGGCGAAAGTGAAGATTGGTTTTCTAAAACCTATATCCTTGTATTAACTATTGCTGCAGTATTGGGCCTTTTCTTCTTTATGTGGAGAGAAATGACATTCGGGTTCCCGATAGTAAACTTTAAAATTATGCGGCACCGGAGTTTTGCCGTAGGTATGTTTACGTCGTTTGTACTCGGTTTTGGTTTATACGGATCGGTGTTTGTGTTCCCTATATTTTGTCAAAATTTATTGGGCTTCTCTGCACAGCAAACAGGTTTAATATTATTCCCGGGGGGCATTTGTACCATTGTTTTAATGCCGTTTATAGGTAAAATGCTAAAAGCAGGGGTGCCGGCGCAATTTATGGCCACGGGGGGTATGATACTCTTTTTTGTATTTACAACCATGTTAAGCCACTCCACGCTGGCATCGGGCACCGGCGATTTCTTTTGGCCGCTGGTAATACGCGGTGTTGGTATGGCGCTGTTATTCGTTCCGCTAACAACATTAGCCATTCAGGATCTTAAAGGGCCCGAATTAGGACAAGGAACCGGTTTAAATAACATGATGAGGCAATTGGGTGGTTCGTTTGGTATAGCCGCCCTAACAACCCTTATTCACGTTAGGCAGGGTTTTCACCGCAGCAATTTGCTTTCAAACACCAATCAGTACAATACGCCATTTAACCAGCAGCTTGATGCGTTTGTGCATAAGTTTGTGGCTATGGGCTATGGCGTAGGCGATGCTACCAAAATGGCCCTAAAGGCAATTGATGGCCGCGTTATTAAACAAACGCTGCTGTTAACTTATAACGATGCCTATTGGGTGGCCGGTTTAATAATGTTATTTAGTATACCATTAATTTACCTGCAACCATTTAAAAAGAATGTTGAGCTCCCGGTTGATGCTCATTAA
- a CDS encoding HlyD family secretion protein: protein MANTSEQTDNKKPNRIMPIILGILLIGGIVFGVKEYIYYSKHEDTDDAQIDADISPVVARVGGYVDSINFEENQHVNQGQLLVKLDERDYKVKLEQAYAAQKGASATIGVSQSQIYTTTANSASAKANVETAKVKLLQAKRDYDRYANLVKDGSVTQQQFEQAQVTRDAAQAGFQAAQDQYKAALEQVKGTENQLSVTNTGVTAKQADVDFAKLQLTYTSITSPANGIVSKKNVQKGQLVQAGQTLFSVVNDNSIYITANFKETQLAHVKAGEKVEIEVDGLPGEKIEGEVYNFSPATGAKFSLLPPDNATGNYVKVVQRIPVKIKINASKDILAKLRPGMSATVSVIYKN from the coding sequence ATGGCAAATACATCAGAACAAACAGATAATAAAAAACCAAACCGGATAATGCCCATTATATTAGGCATTTTGCTTATAGGCGGGATAGTGTTTGGGGTTAAAGAATACATATACTACAGCAAGCACGAAGATACCGACGACGCGCAGATTGATGCCGATATAAGCCCCGTTGTTGCCCGCGTTGGCGGTTATGTTGATAGTATTAATTTTGAAGAAAACCAGCACGTTAACCAGGGGCAGCTATTGGTTAAGCTTGATGAAAGAGATTATAAAGTAAAGCTTGAGCAAGCGTATGCGGCCCAAAAAGGAGCTAGTGCTACAATTGGCGTTTCGCAATCACAGATATATACTACTACAGCAAATTCGGCAAGCGCTAAGGCCAATGTTGAAACAGCTAAAGTTAAATTATTGCAAGCCAAACGCGATTACGACAGGTATGCAAACCTGGTTAAAGATGGTTCGGTAACGCAGCAACAATTTGAGCAAGCACAAGTTACCCGTGATGCTGCACAGGCAGGCTTCCAGGCCGCGCAAGACCAATACAAGGCTGCTTTAGAACAAGTAAAAGGTACCGAAAACCAATTGAGTGTTACTAATACAGGTGTTACGGCAAAACAAGCCGACGTTGATTTTGCGAAACTGCAATTAACTTATACCAGCATTACATCGCCAGCAAATGGTATTGTTTCTAAAAAGAACGTTCAAAAAGGCCAATTGGTGCAAGCCGGACAAACACTGTTCTCGGTTGTAAACGATAATAGCATATATATTACAGCTAACTTTAAAGAAACCCAGTTAGCCCACGTTAAGGCTGGCGAAAAGGTAGAAATTGAAGTTGATGGTTTACCCGGCGAAAAAATTGAAGGCGAAGTTTATAATTTTTCTCCGGCCACTGGTGCCAAGTTTTCTTTGCTGCCGCCGGATAATGCAACCGGTAACTATGTAAAAGTTGTTCAGCGTATACCTGTAAAAATCAAAATCAATGCAAGCAAAGATATTTTGGCGAAACTTCGCCCGGGCATGAGTGCAACAGTATCTGTAATATATAAAAACTAA
- a CDS encoding TolC family protein, with translation MINNTNQTKNHYVFAKVAKPLKGYGSALLLFGLLTAQVAKAQDKTLTIQEAIKLGIDNSKTLKLSQSKIDRAVSQYNQAKDRQLPTGNASFAYNRAQIPAHTLNLGGQTIELPNSANAYLGIASVEETIFAGGRLKYAQQSTELLTQVARLDADKDKDQIVYDVINAYYNLYKVLQSQKVVAQNITSIDQQLTQAQRFFDQGLVTKNDVLRFQLQKSNIQLSGLDLESNRKIINYNLDVLLGLPETTELKIDVVNEANHSLAPLTAYIDSAMNTRQELRQLDLQNRYAETNIKSITAQRLPTVGVGANLYYLDLSGNPIPTSGNYIVPITLAATVSWNFGTLWTNKNKEAEARIQREETVINKSITTDYLKDEVNRNYQSYVTAQDKIKLLETAIAQANENNKILESKYQSNIASVTDRVDAQTLLYQAQINLELAKADAGLAYYTLLKSTGKLNK, from the coding sequence ATGATAAACAACACTAATCAAACCAAAAACCACTACGTATTTGCTAAGGTGGCTAAACCTTTAAAAGGGTACGGGAGTGCATTGCTGTTATTTGGCTTGCTAACTGCACAGGTGGCCAAAGCACAGGATAAAACCCTTACCATACAAGAAGCAATAAAATTAGGGATTGATAACAGCAAAACCTTAAAGCTATCGCAATCAAAAATAGACAGGGCGGTATCGCAGTACAACCAGGCTAAAGACAGGCAATTGCCTACCGGGAATGCAAGTTTTGCATACAACCGTGCCCAGATACCTGCACACACGCTTAACCTTGGCGGCCAAACAATAGAGTTGCCCAACAGTGCAAACGCTTATTTGGGTATAGCCTCGGTTGAAGAAACTATTTTTGCAGGCGGCAGGCTTAAATATGCACAACAATCAACCGAGTTGTTAACGCAGGTTGCCCGTTTAGATGCCGATAAAGACAAAGACCAAATAGTTTATGATGTAATAAACGCGTACTATAACCTATACAAGGTTTTGCAGAGCCAAAAGGTTGTGGCGCAAAACATTACTTCTATCGATCAGCAATTAACACAGGCGCAACGCTTTTTCGATCAGGGCCTGGTTACCAAAAACGATGTTTTACGTTTTCAACTACAAAAATCAAACATCCAGTTAAGTGGTCTTGATTTGGAAAGCAACCGTAAAATTATTAACTATAACCTGGATGTATTGCTGGGTTTGCCCGAAACAACCGAATTAAAAATAGATGTTGTTAACGAGGCTAACCACTCGTTGGCGCCTTTAACAGCGTATATTGACTCGGCCATGAATACCCGCCAGGAGTTAAGGCAGCTTGATTTGCAAAACCGCTACGCCGAAACCAACATTAAAAGTATAACAGCGCAAAGGCTGCCAACAGTTGGTGTGGGTGCAAACCTGTATTATCTTGATTTGAGCGGTAACCCTATACCAACATCTGGTAACTATATTGTACCTATTACACTGGCTGCAACGGTATCGTGGAATTTTGGTACACTTTGGACAAACAAAAACAAAGAAGCCGAAGCACGCATACAGCGCGAGGAAACTGTAATAAACAAAAGCATAACTACCGATTACCTGAAAGACGAAGTTAACCGCAATTACCAAAGCTATGTTACAGCTCAGGATAAAATCAAGTTATTGGAAACTGCAATTGCACAGGCTAACGAGAACAACAAAATACTCGAATCAAAATATCAAAGCAATATAGCATCAGTAACCGACAGGGTTGATGCACAAACTTTGTTATACCAGGCACAAATTAACCTGGAGCTGGCTAAAGCCGATGCTGGGCTGGCCTATTATACCCTATTAAAATCAACCGGAAAACTGAACAAATAA
- a CDS encoding TetR/AcrR family transcriptional regulator, producing the protein MDKDKIDKKDHILDISEKVFSELGYDGASTRLISGEAGVNMAMLNYYFGSKEGLYLAVFERKISAFRTLLQNIGNDDSISSWDKMERCIDNYVERIITNSCFQKLINREMSLAKKSGVTEKMTAILMGNVLEFKKIIQEGIDSGLFHQDIDHEFTILTIFGTKNYIINSPHISSTMLGHDIGDEAFLESSIKPRMKVYMKRLLKSYLVKQQ; encoded by the coding sequence ATGGACAAGGACAAAATAGACAAGAAGGATCATATCCTTGATATTTCGGAAAAAGTTTTTTCTGAATTGGGATATGATGGCGCCTCCACCCGGCTCATTTCCGGCGAGGCAGGTGTAAATATGGCAATGCTTAATTATTACTTTGGTTCAAAAGAAGGGTTGTATCTGGCCGTGTTCGAGCGCAAAATATCGGCTTTCCGCACCCTGCTTCAAAACATTGGTAACGACGACAGCATATCCTCGTGGGATAAAATGGAACGTTGCATTGATAACTATGTGGAAAGGATAATCACAAACAGTTGCTTTCAAAAGCTTATCAACAGAGAGATGTCGTTAGCAAAAAAGTCAGGTGTGACCGAGAAAATGACCGCTATTTTGATGGGTAACGTTTTAGAGTTTAAAAAAATTATACAGGAAGGTATTGATAGCGGGTTGTTCCATCAGGATATCGACCATGAATTTACCATCCTTACCATATTTGGCACAAAAAATTATATTATTAATTCGCCCCATATCTCATCAACAATGCTCGGGCATGATATTGGCGATGAGGCCTTTTTAGAGAGTTCAATAAAACCACGGATGAAAGTTTACATGAAAAGACTTTTAAAATCTTACTTAGTAAAACAACAATGA
- a CDS encoding PIG-L family deacetylase has translation MRSIKLLAFLFLFGITAYAQTAPQAGLVDIKQAFKKLNILGSVLYVAAHPDDENTRLLAYLAQEKHYRTGYLSLTRGDGGQNLIGNEQGELLGLIRTQELLAARHIDGAEQFFTRANDFGFSKGPDETLKIWDREAVLGDVVWVIRKFKPDVIICRWPTTGEGGHGHHTASAILAQEAFTAAADPKRFPEQLQFVQPWQAKRLLFNSFNFGSVNTSAENQFKLDVGVYNPVLGKGYGEIAAESRSQHKSQGMGTAKERGEAIEYFKTILGDAPHTDLMDGVNTTWKRIGNTEGLDANINIIAKQFDENTPAASVPGLVKVLSRVEKLNDTYWREQKTKELKNLIAACAGLWFEAYTAEPTYAIGDTMNVKAQLIDRYDTGYKINRIYSGAALQAIPVYQNTISYMAGASLDIQRLIPANQLQTFNLKDGAAKITQPYWLEKPRTLGSYVIGNQLLVGDPENSDLPKVTFEFIIEGKPIQFERRLVYKSVDPVRGEVYRNVEIAPPVTANIDNSVYIFKDVSSQKIAVKLKSFTQTSGSVALKAPAGWKIMPEQIAFNGKKKGEEWTETFTVWPLDNQQRNDVLKVITTVNGTEYQMGLKRMAYNHIPTITVFPPAQTKLLKLNIQTPGKTIGYIVGAGDLVPDALRQLGYKVVLLSEEDVMKGDLSVYDAIVTGVRAYNVNDRMAVEQPKLLNYVKNGGNLVIQYNNNAGLVTTDIGPYPFRVINQRITDEDAKVTILDAQSPLLNYPNKITQADFDGWVQERSIYHVDKIDPNYKTIFQMNDPNEASNNGSLITTDYGKGRFIYTSLVFFRELPAGVPGAYRLFINLLTKPAN, from the coding sequence ATGAGATCAATAAAGTTACTTGCTTTTCTTTTTTTGTTTGGCATAACAGCTTATGCTCAAACGGCTCCTCAAGCCGGTTTGGTTGACATTAAACAAGCGTTTAAAAAGCTAAATATTTTAGGTAGCGTTTTATATGTTGCCGCCCATCCCGACGATGAAAACACAAGGCTACTGGCTTACCTGGCACAAGAAAAGCATTATCGCACGGGCTATTTATCGCTCACCCGCGGCGATGGCGGCCAAAACCTTATAGGTAACGAACAAGGCGAACTTTTAGGACTGATACGCACCCAGGAGCTGTTAGCTGCGCGCCATATTGATGGGGCCGAGCAATTTTTTACGCGTGCCAACGATTTCGGTTTCTCGAAAGGGCCAGACGAAACTTTAAAGATATGGGACAGGGAAGCTGTTTTGGGCGATGTTGTGTGGGTGATACGCAAGTTTAAACCCGATGTTATTATTTGCCGCTGGCCTACTACAGGCGAAGGCGGGCATGGCCACCATACCGCATCGGCAATATTGGCGCAGGAGGCTTTTACCGCCGCAGCCGACCCGAAACGTTTCCCGGAACAACTGCAATTTGTGCAGCCCTGGCAAGCCAAACGCCTGTTGTTTAACAGCTTTAATTTTGGCAGTGTGAATACCAGCGCCGAAAATCAGTTTAAATTAGATGTTGGTGTTTATAACCCTGTGTTGGGTAAAGGCTACGGCGAAATTGCTGCCGAAAGCCGGTCGCAGCACAAGAGCCAGGGCATGGGTACGGCTAAAGAAAGGGGCGAGGCTATTGAATATTTTAAAACCATTTTGGGAGATGCACCTCATACCGATTTGATGGACGGTGTTAATACCACCTGGAAGCGCATTGGCAATACAGAGGGCTTGGATGCCAATATCAATATCATAGCTAAACAGTTTGATGAGAATACACCGGCAGCATCGGTGCCTGGTTTGGTCAAAGTACTAAGCCGGGTAGAAAAACTAAACGACACCTACTGGCGCGAGCAAAAAACCAAAGAGTTAAAAAATTTAATTGCCGCCTGCGCAGGACTATGGTTTGAGGCTTACACAGCCGAGCCAACATACGCTATTGGCGATACCATGAATGTAAAGGCACAGCTAATTGACAGGTATGACACCGGGTATAAAATAAACCGCATCTATTCGGGAGCGGCTTTACAAGCTATTCCGGTTTATCAAAACACTATTTCGTATATGGCCGGTGCTTCGTTAGATATTCAACGGCTTATCCCCGCTAATCAGCTACAAACCTTTAATTTAAAAGACGGCGCGGCGAAAATAACCCAGCCCTACTGGTTGGAAAAGCCCCGAACTTTAGGATCATATGTTATTGGAAATCAGCTATTGGTTGGCGACCCCGAAAATAGCGACTTGCCTAAGGTTACTTTTGAGTTTATTATTGAGGGTAAACCTATACAGTTTGAGCGCAGGCTGGTTTACAAATCAGTAGATCCGGTGCGTGGCGAAGTTTATCGTAACGTGGAAATAGCACCTCCGGTAACGGCCAATATTGATAACAGCGTTTATATTTTTAAGGACGTTAGCAGCCAAAAAATTGCCGTTAAGCTTAAAAGCTTTACGCAAACAAGTGGAAGCGTTGCCTTAAAAGCCCCCGCCGGATGGAAGATAATGCCCGAACAAATAGCTTTTAACGGAAAGAAAAAAGGCGAAGAATGGACGGAAACTTTTACCGTTTGGCCGCTTGACAATCAACAGCGTAATGATGTTTTAAAGGTTATTACTACAGTGAATGGGACGGAATACCAAATGGGCTTAAAACGTATGGCGTATAACCATATCCCAACTATAACGGTTTTCCCACCTGCACAAACAAAGCTTTTAAAGTTAAATATACAAACGCCCGGCAAAACCATTGGCTATATAGTTGGCGCCGGCGACCTGGTGCCCGATGCCCTGCGCCAATTAGGCTACAAAGTGGTTTTATTGAGCGAGGAAGACGTAATGAAAGGCGATCTATCAGTTTACGATGCTATTGTTACCGGAGTGCGCGCCTATAACGTTAACGACCGTATGGCTGTTGAGCAGCCCAAACTACTTAACTATGTTAAAAACGGCGGCAACCTGGTTATTCAATATAACAACAATGCGGGTTTGGTTACAACCGATATTGGCCCATACCCCTTCCGGGTGATTAACCAACGCATTACTGATGAGGATGCCAAAGTTACCATTTTAGATGCCCAAAGCCCTTTATTAAACTACCCCAATAAAATAACCCAAGCCGACTTTGATGGCTGGGTACAAGAGCGCAGCATTTACCATGTTGATAAAATTGACCCGAATTACAAAACGATATTCCAAATGAACGACCCTAACGAAGCATCCAACAATGGATCGTTAATTACAACCGATTATGGCAAAGGGCGTTTTATTTACACATCCTTGGTGTTTTTTAGAGAACTGCCCGCTGGCGTACCTGGTGCTTACCGTTTATTTATTAATTTATTAACTAAACCCGCAAATTAA